One window of Legionella pneumophila subsp. pneumophila str. Philadelphia 1 genomic DNA carries:
- a CDS encoding diphosphomevalonate/mevalonate 3,5-bisphosphate decarboxylase family protein, translated as MHWFAQAPANIALIKYMGKKDENSNLPDNSSLSYTLSNLLSSVKLEKLPTKKDIWEPLTIPGAPEFNLSVEAQKRFIDHLVRLKEYFGYVGGFLIQSSNNFPHSSGLASSASSFAALTKCASIALSELTQKPLPSIDEQAQLSRLGSGSSCRSFYAPWALWTGDKVSAIDLPYKDLLHQVIVISSQEKEIPSRVAHKLVKTSPFYETRSERAEANLKLLLNAFENKDWTSIYQICWHEFLDMHQLFKTCEKPFSYITDNTLHILSVIEKFWNEKGDGPVVTMDAGPNVHLLYRSDQTDLARQFKSDHLVGNYDVL; from the coding sequence ATGCATTGGTTTGCTCAGGCACCAGCTAATATTGCTTTGATCAAATATATGGGTAAAAAGGATGAAAATTCCAATTTACCTGATAATTCTTCTCTATCTTACACCTTGAGTAATTTATTAAGTTCCGTGAAATTAGAGAAGTTGCCGACTAAAAAAGACATTTGGGAGCCACTTACTATTCCTGGAGCACCAGAATTTAACCTGTCAGTTGAAGCGCAAAAACGGTTTATTGATCATTTAGTACGATTGAAAGAGTATTTTGGATATGTCGGTGGGTTTTTAATTCAATCCAGTAATAATTTCCCTCATAGCAGTGGTTTAGCGAGTTCTGCCTCCAGCTTTGCTGCCTTGACAAAGTGTGCATCAATTGCATTAAGTGAACTCACTCAAAAACCTTTGCCTTCTATTGATGAGCAAGCACAATTGAGTCGATTAGGTTCAGGCTCATCATGCCGTTCTTTTTATGCACCATGGGCGTTATGGACGGGCGATAAAGTCTCTGCAATCGATTTGCCTTATAAAGATCTATTACACCAAGTCATAGTAATTAGCAGTCAGGAAAAAGAAATACCATCAAGGGTAGCGCATAAGCTGGTTAAAACAAGTCCTTTTTATGAAACGCGAAGCGAAAGGGCAGAGGCAAATTTGAAGTTGTTACTGAACGCTTTTGAAAACAAAGATTGGACGAGTATATACCAAATTTGCTGGCATGAATTTCTTGACATGCATCAATTATTTAAAACCTGTGAAAAACCATTTTCTTACATTACAGATAATACTTTGCATATATTGAGCGTTATTGAAAAATTTTGGAACGAGAAAGGTGATGGCCCCGTAGTTACTATGGATGCTGGTCCCAATGTTCATTTGCTTTATAGATCAGATCAAACAGATCTCGCACGACAATTTAAATCGGATCATTTGGTAGGAAACTATGATGTTTTATGA
- the queE gene encoding 7-carboxy-7-deazaguanine synthase QueE, which produces MKRFNEQLRITEIFHSLQGESVTVGLPTVFVRLTGCPLRCQYCDTAYAFSGGEVVEIDDILNKVASYQCQHVCVTGGEPLAQPGCILLLSKLCDAGYSVSLETSGARDIASVDQRVMIVMDLKTPDSREADKNLLSNLSFLKPTDQIKFVLCSRTDYEWACSMLSEYQLAERVQLLFSPSWNQLNPTNLANWIIQDKLPVRFQLQLHKILWNDAPGH; this is translated from the coding sequence ATGAAACGATTTAATGAACAATTAAGAATTACGGAGATTTTTCATTCATTGCAAGGAGAATCAGTAACTGTAGGTTTGCCTACTGTATTTGTTCGCCTGACAGGCTGCCCATTGCGATGTCAGTATTGTGATACGGCTTATGCTTTTTCAGGTGGTGAAGTTGTTGAAATAGATGATATTTTGAATAAAGTAGCTTCATATCAATGTCAGCATGTTTGTGTTACTGGTGGAGAACCACTTGCTCAACCTGGCTGTATTCTTTTATTAAGCAAACTTTGTGATGCAGGGTACTCTGTCTCTTTGGAAACCAGTGGCGCCAGAGATATAGCCTCTGTAGATCAACGAGTTATGATCGTTATGGACTTAAAAACTCCTGATTCCAGGGAAGCAGATAAAAACTTGCTGTCCAATTTGAGTTTTCTGAAGCCCACTGATCAGATTAAGTTTGTGCTATGCAGCCGAACTGATTATGAATGGGCATGTAGTATGCTGAGTGAATATCAGTTGGCTGAACGGGTACAACTCTTATTTTCTCCGAGTTGGAATCAGCTAAATCCTACTAATCTTGCAAATTGGATAATTCAGGATAAATTACCAGTTCGTTTTCAACTACAATTACATAAAATTTTATGGAATGATGCACCTGGTCATTGA
- the ybgF gene encoding tol-pal system protein YbgF, with amino-acid sequence MINCKKSIITLCFVLMLPFASWAEAPVIDDSENFAMIDRQEEYEAPLVNPKYDNPQIENAELDGSQNDNYSTDTSQSYDEPALVKEDRSTISDNAKLIDKIQQLQKEIQELRGQLEVQAHDLKLLQQQQVAFYKDLDSRLSNSSTSAKTVQNDKPATDISLGSNSPETLKVASPQIKAGSSNGKPQPVVAVSRANPADEQISYLAAYELVKNKRYDEAIKSMQTFVQKYPRGGYTANAEYWLGELYLVKKDYSKAIEHFEIVLQQYPSSSKAAASLLKSGYAYAEKGDKQEAKKRFQQVVKTYPDTPTAQLASSKLEAINAL; translated from the coding sequence ATGATTAATTGCAAAAAATCCATTATCACCCTATGTTTTGTACTGATGCTTCCTTTCGCCTCATGGGCAGAAGCGCCAGTAATAGATGATAGTGAAAATTTTGCAATGATTGACAGACAAGAGGAGTATGAAGCTCCTCTTGTCAATCCCAAGTACGATAATCCTCAAATTGAGAATGCTGAGTTGGATGGGTCTCAAAATGATAACTACTCAACCGATACCTCTCAATCCTATGATGAACCCGCACTTGTCAAAGAAGACCGAAGTACTATCAGTGACAATGCAAAGTTAATTGATAAAATTCAGCAGCTTCAAAAGGAAATACAAGAGTTACGTGGCCAGCTTGAAGTACAGGCACACGATTTGAAATTATTACAGCAGCAGCAAGTCGCTTTCTACAAGGATCTGGATTCTCGATTATCCAATTCTTCAACTTCAGCAAAAACTGTTCAAAATGATAAACCAGCAACAGATATTTCATTGGGATCTAATTCGCCAGAGACTTTAAAAGTGGCTTCTCCTCAAATCAAAGCAGGATCATCTAATGGTAAACCTCAGCCTGTTGTCGCTGTTTCCAGGGCTAATCCTGCTGATGAACAGATAAGCTACCTGGCTGCATACGAGTTAGTTAAAAATAAACGCTATGATGAAGCGATTAAGTCTATGCAGACTTTTGTGCAAAAATATCCCAGAGGTGGTTACACCGCGAATGCAGAGTACTGGCTAGGTGAATTATATCTTGTTAAAAAAGACTATTCTAAAGCAATAGAACATTTCGAGATTGTTTTACAGCAATATCCTTCATCCAGCAAGGCTGCAGCCAGTTTGTTAAAATCTGGTTATGCTTATGCCGAGAAAGGTGACAAGCAAGAAGCTAAAAAGCGTTTTCAACAAGTTGTTAAAACATATCCTGATACACCAACAGCGCAACTGGCCAGCTCTAAATTGGAAGCAATTAATGCTTTATGA
- the pal gene encoding peptidoglycan-associated lipoprotein Pal — protein MKAGSFYKLGLLVASAVLVAACSKTPGSADGGAAVGDGDATAQGLGQMTHFAGQEPGESYTTQAPHNQLYLFAYDDSTLASKYLPSVNAQAEYLKTHPGARVMIAGHTDERGSREYNVALGERRADTVAEILRMAGVSRQQIRVVSYGKERPANYGHDEASHAQNRRVEFIYEATR, from the coding sequence ATGAAAGCCGGATCGTTTTATAAACTGGGACTGCTTGTAGCAAGCGCTGTATTGGTTGCAGCCTGTTCTAAAACCCCAGGCAGTGCGGATGGTGGGGCTGCGGTAGGTGATGGTGATGCTACTGCCCAAGGTTTGGGGCAAATGACTCACTTTGCTGGACAAGAGCCTGGTGAGTCCTATACAACGCAGGCACCGCATAATCAATTGTATTTGTTTGCGTATGATGACAGCACTTTGGCATCAAAATATTTACCTTCTGTTAACGCGCAGGCAGAATATTTAAAGACTCACCCAGGTGCTCGAGTGATGATAGCTGGACATACTGATGAGCGTGGTAGCCGTGAATATAACGTTGCTCTTGGTGAACGCCGTGCTGATACTGTAGCTGAAATTCTGCGTATGGCAGGTGTTAGCAGACAACAAATTCGAGTAGTTAGCTACGGCAAAGAGCGCCCGGCTAATTATGGTCATGATGAAGCGTCGCATGCGCAGAATCGACGCGTAGAGTTTATTTATGAGGCAACAAGATGA
- a CDS encoding ABC-type transport auxiliary lipoprotein family protein: MRVLSSVCFILGILTLMSCSPVKVPVTNEYQLTAYSTKQLTRKPRPITIQVTVPEAVAGYQTEEMLYMKKPFKLEPFVKNAWTSPPADMLFPLLVQSLQSSGYFYAVTSSPYSEEADYRLDTQLLKLEQNFIKKPSVLEFSAKIVLTHISDNQIIGSRIVSLQIPCSQDTPYGGVIAANQATFRFTATATDFVVSHIKRD; this comes from the coding sequence ATGAGAGTTCTCAGTAGTGTTTGTTTTATACTTGGAATATTAACACTGATGAGTTGTTCACCTGTTAAAGTCCCAGTGACCAACGAATATCAATTAACAGCATACAGTACCAAACAATTGACCAGGAAGCCCAGGCCCATAACAATACAAGTTACAGTCCCTGAAGCGGTAGCAGGATATCAGACCGAAGAAATGCTTTACATGAAGAAACCGTTTAAATTGGAACCATTTGTAAAAAACGCCTGGACCTCACCTCCCGCGGATATGCTCTTTCCTTTATTAGTACAAAGCTTGCAGAGTTCAGGGTATTTTTATGCCGTTACATCAAGTCCGTATAGTGAAGAAGCAGATTATCGATTGGATACTCAACTATTGAAATTAGAGCAAAATTTTATCAAGAAACCTAGTGTTCTTGAATTTTCAGCAAAAATAGTACTAACCCATATTAGTGATAATCAAATTATAGGCTCGCGAATTGTTAGTTTACAAATACCTTGTTCACAAGATACTCCTTATGGCGGAGTTATTGCGGCGAATCAGGCTACGTTTCGATTTACTGCAACGGCAACAGACTTTGTTGTATCGCATATTAAACGTGATTAG
- a CDS encoding MlaD family protein produces the protein MESKTNYTIVGLIVLILTAGLLSAGLWLSVGFNQKEYTSYTVYLKESVSGLSVESPVKFNGVQVGYVKEIKLNKNDPRQVELLLNIEKSTPITTSTSATLITQGITGVTYVGLSAGSSELTPLRKMPGEPYPVIPSKPSLLNQLDAVLKEVAENVGAVSEKAQLIFNEENADNVRKSLANLERITEIIADKGQTIDSSLNNLDVFVANMANASKQFPQLIKDLKTGISKFKSLADNMSAAGKDVSKTMIAGKNTIDQISQQAIPPAVILLRRLNAISANLEKVSNEMRQNPSVIIRGTKAPKLGPGE, from the coding sequence TTGGAATCTAAAACCAACTACACCATAGTAGGCCTCATCGTACTTATTCTGACAGCTGGCCTATTGTCTGCGGGTTTATGGCTCTCGGTCGGGTTTAACCAGAAAGAGTATACTTCTTATACTGTTTATCTCAAGGAGTCTGTTTCTGGTCTCAGTGTCGAATCGCCTGTTAAATTCAATGGTGTGCAGGTTGGTTATGTCAAGGAAATTAAATTAAATAAAAATGATCCCAGGCAAGTGGAATTATTGTTAAATATCGAAAAGAGTACGCCAATAACAACCAGTACTTCCGCAACCTTAATTACACAGGGTATTACAGGAGTTACTTATGTTGGGTTATCTGCTGGATCTTCCGAGCTGACTCCTTTACGAAAAATGCCGGGGGAGCCCTATCCTGTAATTCCTTCCAAACCATCTCTTCTGAATCAGTTGGATGCTGTTTTAAAGGAGGTTGCTGAGAATGTAGGTGCGGTGAGTGAAAAGGCTCAACTTATCTTTAATGAAGAAAACGCTGATAATGTAAGAAAATCATTGGCTAATTTAGAGCGTATTACAGAAATAATCGCTGATAAAGGTCAAACAATTGATAGTTCTTTAAATAATCTTGACGTGTTTGTAGCCAATATGGCGAATGCAAGCAAACAATTTCCTCAGTTGATAAAAGATTTAAAAACAGGTATTTCAAAATTCAAATCTTTAGCTGACAATATGAGTGCTGCGGGTAAGGATGTTTCAAAAACGATGATAGCGGGCAAGAATACTATCGATCAAATTTCCCAACAGGCTATACCTCCAGCAGTCATTTTATTGCGACGCTTGAATGCCATTTCAGCGAACCTTGAAAAAGTCAGCAATGAAATGAGGCAAAACCCTTCTGTGATTATTCGAGGTACGAAAGCACCTAAACTTGGGCCAGGGGAATAA
- a CDS encoding ABC transporter ATP-binding protein — MSEPVIEIKGMKNCLGGQWVHTDVNLTVERGEILAIIGGSGSGKTTILRSLLMLLKPSAGSIKVFGEEIYNLDTEQAFRLRRRWGMLFQHSALFSAMTVLENVMFPMREFTTLDQDFMKELALLKITLVGLSKEAAVKYPSELSGGMQRRAAAARAIAMDPELLFLDEPTTGLDPRGARLFDDLVVFLRDALNLTIVMVSHDIESLKRTTDRVAFVGDGKILSVEPINELMKNKNPLIAEYFSKF; from the coding sequence ATGAGTGAACCAGTCATTGAAATCAAGGGAATGAAAAATTGTCTTGGCGGTCAATGGGTGCACACCGATGTTAATCTCACCGTAGAAAGGGGAGAAATCCTGGCTATTATAGGGGGCTCTGGAAGTGGCAAAACCACCATATTACGCAGTTTGCTGATGTTATTGAAACCTTCTGCGGGTAGTATTAAAGTATTCGGTGAAGAAATTTATAATCTTGATACGGAGCAAGCTTTCAGGCTTAGGCGTCGATGGGGCATGTTATTTCAGCACAGTGCTTTATTTTCAGCTATGACCGTTCTGGAGAATGTGATGTTCCCAATGAGGGAATTCACTACTTTAGATCAGGATTTTATGAAAGAACTGGCACTTTTAAAAATAACTTTGGTAGGCTTATCTAAAGAAGCAGCTGTGAAATATCCTTCCGAGTTAAGTGGGGGAATGCAAAGAAGAGCTGCCGCGGCAAGGGCAATTGCAATGGATCCAGAGCTATTATTTCTGGACGAACCTACAACAGGATTGGATCCCAGGGGAGCCAGGCTTTTTGATGATTTGGTTGTTTTTTTAAGAGATGCGTTAAATTTAACCATAGTCATGGTTAGTCATGATATAGAGTCTTTAAAAAGGACAACAGATCGTGTTGCATTTGTAGGTGATGGGAAAATTCTTAGTGTTGAACCCATTAATGAATTGATGAAAAATAAAAACCCGCTAATCGCTGAATACTTTAGCAAATTCTAA
- a CDS encoding MlaE family ABC transporter permease codes for MEQTSAQIVFEQKNATYQCCGSWSVLTLDGLPKKFSTSPLPDSQQITINGEKISAFDSAGALALKKCIDELKKRNNQIELVNFSDSQQQMLELIESKQDILSYQLPAVSKEGVLYQIGKESENKLHQVDGLIILIGDLSTRLFEAFAYWRRFHLPSIVSVIDSAGLKALPIIGLLSFLIGVVLAYQMGLQLETYGANIFIAYLSGMAIFREFGPLITAIIVAGRTSSSFTAQIGSMKINEEVDAILTMGLSPTELLVLPKVLGLLIVFPLLIFWADVFSIWGAMIMSKNMLNIGFEDFLSRLRDSVGLNQMMLGLYKAPAFSILIALVGCFQGFRVESSADSIGSQTTKSVVQALFLIIIADAAFSIAYSWMGL; via the coding sequence ATGGAACAGACTAGCGCACAGATTGTTTTCGAACAAAAGAATGCAACATACCAGTGTTGTGGTTCCTGGTCTGTTTTAACCCTTGATGGATTACCTAAAAAATTTAGTACAAGCCCATTACCTGATTCACAACAAATAACCATAAACGGTGAAAAAATCAGTGCTTTTGATAGTGCTGGAGCTCTGGCATTAAAGAAATGCATAGATGAGCTTAAAAAAAGAAATAACCAGATTGAATTAGTCAATTTTTCTGATAGCCAACAGCAAATGCTGGAGCTCATAGAGTCCAAACAAGATATTCTTTCCTATCAATTACCTGCTGTTTCCAAAGAAGGTGTTCTTTATCAGATTGGTAAAGAGTCAGAAAATAAATTGCATCAGGTTGATGGTTTGATTATTTTGATAGGAGATTTAAGCACAAGGCTTTTCGAAGCGTTTGCATATTGGCGGCGATTTCATTTGCCCAGCATTGTTTCTGTTATAGATTCTGCCGGGCTAAAAGCGTTACCCATCATTGGCTTATTGTCTTTTTTGATAGGGGTCGTTTTAGCTTATCAAATGGGTTTGCAATTAGAAACTTATGGTGCCAATATTTTTATTGCCTATTTATCTGGCATGGCAATTTTTCGGGAATTTGGACCTTTAATTACAGCAATCATTGTAGCGGGGCGCACCAGCTCATCATTCACAGCTCAAATTGGCAGCATGAAGATTAATGAAGAGGTAGATGCCATCTTGACCATGGGGCTTTCTCCCACTGAATTATTAGTTTTACCCAAAGTCTTGGGTTTATTAATAGTGTTTCCTTTATTAATTTTTTGGGCAGATGTCTTTAGCATTTGGGGGGCAATGATCATGTCCAAAAATATGTTAAACATCGGTTTTGAAGATTTTTTAAGCCGCTTAAGAGATTCCGTAGGACTTAACCAAATGATGCTGGGTTTGTATAAAGCTCCTGCCTTCTCAATATTAATTGCTTTAGTGGGGTGTTTTCAGGGGTTTAGAGTAGAATCAAGTGCTGATAGTATAGGAAGCCAAACAACCAAAAGTGTTGTGCAAGCTTTATTCTTAATTATTATTGCTGACGCTGCTTTCTCCATAGCGTATAGCTGGATGGGTTTATAA